One region of Bacillus pumilus genomic DNA includes:
- a CDS encoding M16 family metallopeptidase: MVKTYTCQNGVRIVLENNPTVRSVAIGVWIGTGSRHETPEINGISHFLEHMFFKGTKTRSARDIAESFDRIGGQVNAFTSKEYTCYYAKVLDSHAGYALDVLSDMFFHSAFDEEELKKEKNVVYEEIKMYEDTPDDIVHDLLSKAIYGDHSLGFPILGTEETLSTFNGDSLRAYMDEFYTPDRVVISVAGNVDDTFISEVEKLFGSYETKGKKQPVEAPQFHYDKLTRKKETEQAHLCMGFNGLPAGDKGIYDLIVLNNVLGGSMSSRLFQDVREDKGLAYSVFSYHSSFADNGMLTIYGGTGAKQLNLLSETILQTLDVLKREGITQKELENSKEQMKGNLMLSLESTNSKMSRNGKNELLLGKHRTLDEIIDEINKVTLDGVNNLSKRIFTEDYALSLISPTGDQPS; this comes from the coding sequence TTGGTCAAAACTTATACATGCCAAAACGGAGTAAGAATTGTACTTGAAAACAATCCCACTGTAAGATCTGTCGCAATTGGCGTCTGGATTGGAACGGGTTCTAGACATGAGACACCAGAAATTAATGGGATATCACACTTTCTAGAGCATATGTTCTTTAAAGGGACAAAGACGAGATCTGCACGTGATATCGCAGAATCCTTTGACCGCATCGGTGGTCAAGTAAATGCCTTTACGTCAAAAGAATACACTTGCTACTATGCAAAGGTGCTTGATTCACATGCCGGCTACGCCCTCGATGTATTAAGCGACATGTTCTTCCACTCTGCTTTTGATGAAGAAGAGCTGAAAAAAGAAAAAAATGTTGTATATGAAGAAATCAAAATGTATGAGGATACACCTGATGATATCGTTCACGATCTGTTGAGCAAAGCGATTTATGGTGATCATTCTTTAGGGTTCCCGATTTTAGGAACAGAAGAAACACTTTCTACCTTTAACGGTGACTCTCTTAGAGCTTATATGGATGAATTCTACACGCCGGACCGCGTCGTTATCTCTGTTGCAGGGAATGTGGACGACACATTCATTAGTGAAGTTGAAAAGTTGTTCGGTTCGTATGAAACGAAAGGAAAAAAACAGCCGGTAGAAGCGCCGCAATTTCACTATGACAAGCTCACACGCAAAAAGGAAACAGAGCAAGCGCATCTATGCATGGGCTTTAATGGCCTTCCAGCTGGAGATAAAGGCATCTATGACTTAATCGTCTTAAATAATGTTCTTGGCGGAAGCATGAGCAGCCGCTTATTTCAGGATGTAAGAGAAGACAAAGGCCTCGCCTATTCCGTTTTCAGCTATCACAGTTCATTTGCAGATAACGGCATGCTGACGATTTATGGCGGGACTGGAGCGAAGCAGTTAAACCTGCTCTCTGAAACCATCTTACAAACGCTGGACGTCTTAAAGCGTGAGGGAATTACGCAAAAAGAGCTTGAAAACTCTAAGGAACAAATGAAAGGGAACCTAATGCTCAGTCTTGAAAGCACAAACAGTAAGATGAGCCGAAACGGTAAAAACGAACTGCTCCTTGGCAAACATCGTACACTTGATGAAATTATTGACGAAATCAACAAAGTCACATTAGACGGTGTGAATAACTTATCAAAACGAATCTTTACAGAGGATTATGCGCTCTCGCTTATTAGTCCTACGGGTGATCAGCCATCATAA
- a CDS encoding aminoglycoside phosphotransferase family protein, translating into MEFEKLKLLSPLLTQAISFQPMTSGFSGNRTYLVTTSSCEKLVLKLSNLKTYSNFKRKASVQQKFKNRGLLCSEVMEVGMNPELNCTYRIFSFIEGENARASIHLLTNEEQYEIGRRAGRELNFMHTCSAPSHVVPWDERVMAKYERYVHAYQSSGVTFTKEQFVLDFIKSHADAVKARPNQFQHDDFHLGNIIIQEGEYAGVIDFDQSDWGDPVYDFYKLSLFSRENSIPFSAGQLDYYVSTKATDDFWLLFSIYTAMSCFSSIVWTLSYDTEHVKGMVNRVERMLADHDHFHQLKPAWYSNWHHA; encoded by the coding sequence ATGGAATTTGAAAAACTGAAACTCCTCTCTCCGCTTCTGACACAAGCCATTTCCTTTCAGCCGATGACATCTGGCTTTTCTGGAAACCGTACTTATCTCGTCACAACATCCTCATGTGAAAAGCTGGTGCTCAAGCTATCAAACCTCAAAACGTATTCCAATTTTAAAAGAAAAGCGTCAGTTCAGCAAAAGTTTAAAAATCGAGGGCTTCTATGTTCTGAAGTCATGGAGGTTGGAATGAATCCTGAACTTAACTGTACCTATCGTATTTTCTCTTTTATTGAAGGAGAGAACGCTAGAGCATCCATCCATCTGCTTACAAATGAAGAGCAGTATGAAATCGGAAGACGGGCAGGCAGAGAGCTGAATTTCATGCATACATGTTCCGCACCTTCTCATGTCGTGCCATGGGATGAGAGAGTCATGGCGAAATATGAGCGGTATGTACATGCCTATCAATCAAGTGGAGTGACCTTTACGAAAGAGCAATTCGTATTAGATTTTATCAAATCACATGCTGATGCGGTAAAGGCGAGACCTAATCAATTCCAGCACGATGATTTTCATTTGGGGAATATTATCATACAAGAAGGTGAGTATGCCGGCGTCATTGATTTTGATCAATCTGACTGGGGTGACCCGGTTTATGATTTTTATAAACTGTCCTTATTTAGCCGAGAAAATAGTATTCCGTTTTCAGCAGGGCAACTGGATTACTATGTAAGTACGAAGGCCACAGACGATTTTTGGCTTCTTTTTTCTATCTATACAGCAATGAGCTGCTTTTCTTCTATTGTTTGGACGCTTTCTTATGACACTGAACATGTAAAAGGTATGGTGAACCGAGTGGAGAGAATGCTGGCAGACCATGATCACTTTCATCAACTGAAACCAGCTTGGTATTCAAATTGGCATCATGCATAA
- a CDS encoding YlmC/YmxH family sporulation protein, with protein MRLSELSGKEIVDIKRAERLGVLGQTDLEINEQDGQITALIIPSVKWFGFRKQGNDIRVPWNHIQKIGSDMIILDVPEALQPPGEKEHPS; from the coding sequence TTGAGGCTAAGTGAGCTGTCAGGAAAAGAGATCGTCGATATCAAAAGAGCGGAGCGGCTTGGCGTGCTTGGACAAACCGACCTTGAAATCAATGAACAGGACGGTCAAATCACAGCACTCATCATACCTTCCGTGAAGTGGTTTGGCTTTCGAAAGCAAGGAAATGACATCCGCGTCCCGTGGAATCACATTCAAAAAATAGGATCAGATATGATCATTCTCGATGTGCCTGAAGCACTTCAGCCGCCCGGGGAAAAAGAGCATCCATCATAA
- the dpaA gene encoding dipicolinic acid synthetase subunit A, with amino-acid sequence MLSGLTVAVIGGDARQLEIIRKLSQQHAKVFLVGFDQLDHGFIGAEKLKMSELPFEQVDSMILPVSGATDEGVVATVFSNEQVLLEATYLERTPAHCTLYSGISNTYLDNLAKQVNRKLVKLFERDDIAIYNSIPTVEGIIMMAIQQTDYTIHGSRVAVLGLGRTGLTIARTFRALGADVKVGAADTAHLARAFEMGLDPFSMDRLKEEVTDVDIIINTIPSLVLDSSVIVSMTPKTLILDIASRPGGTDFDFAQKHGVKALLAPGLPGIVAPKTAGQIIAKVLSGLLCELAEEKRGMES; translated from the coding sequence ATGTTGAGCGGTTTAACGGTTGCGGTGATCGGGGGAGATGCAAGGCAGCTTGAAATTATTCGCAAGCTGTCACAGCAGCATGCCAAAGTGTTTTTGGTTGGATTTGATCAGCTGGATCACGGATTTATTGGGGCTGAAAAGCTAAAAATGTCAGAACTTCCATTCGAACAGGTAGACAGTATGATCCTGCCAGTATCAGGGGCAACGGATGAAGGTGTTGTCGCGACAGTTTTCTCAAATGAACAGGTGTTACTAGAAGCAACTTATTTAGAAAGAACCCCTGCCCATTGTACCCTGTACTCAGGTATTTCTAATACGTACTTAGACAATCTGGCAAAGCAGGTGAACCGAAAACTTGTGAAGCTGTTTGAGCGAGATGATATTGCCATATATAACTCTATTCCAACAGTTGAAGGGATTATCATGATGGCCATTCAGCAAACGGATTATACGATTCATGGATCACGTGTCGCTGTTCTTGGACTCGGAAGAACAGGACTCACCATTGCCCGCACATTTCGGGCACTCGGTGCGGATGTAAAAGTAGGGGCAGCAGATACAGCGCATTTAGCGCGGGCATTTGAAATGGGACTCGATCCATTTTCAATGGACCGGTTAAAAGAAGAAGTAACAGATGTAGATATCATCATCAATACCATTCCAAGCCTTGTATTAGATTCATCTGTCATCGTCAGCATGACACCAAAGACACTCATTTTGGATATCGCCTCCCGCCCAGGAGGAACAGACTTTGACTTTGCACAAAAACACGGGGTGAAGGCGCTTCTTGCACCAGGACTCCCGGGGATTGTCGCACCAAAGACAGCAGGGCAAATCATTGCAAAAGTGCTTTCTGGGCTCTTATGTGAACTTGCAGAGGAAAAAAGGGGGATGGAATCATGA
- the dpaB gene encoding dipicolinate synthase subunit B translates to MTTLKGKRIGFGLTGSHCTYEAVYPQIEALVKEGAEVRPVVSYTVQNTNTRFGDGADWIERIEKLTGFKAIDSIVKAEPLGPKLPLDCMVIAPLTGNSMAKFANAMTDSPVLMAAKATIRNHRPVVLGISTNDALGLNGTNLMRLMSTKNIFFIPFGQDDPFKKPTSMVANMDLLSQTVEEALQHRQIQPILIGPRE, encoded by the coding sequence ATGACAACATTAAAAGGGAAAAGAATCGGCTTTGGCTTAACTGGTTCCCACTGTACGTACGAAGCTGTTTATCCGCAGATCGAAGCACTTGTAAAAGAAGGAGCAGAAGTGCGTCCAGTGGTGTCATATACGGTCCAGAACACGAATACAAGATTCGGAGATGGGGCGGACTGGATTGAGCGGATCGAGAAGCTGACTGGCTTTAAGGCGATTGACTCAATCGTGAAAGCAGAGCCGCTCGGACCTAAGCTGCCACTTGATTGTATGGTCATTGCTCCATTAACAGGGAACTCGATGGCGAAATTCGCAAATGCCATGACAGACAGCCCTGTTTTAATGGCTGCAAAAGCAACCATTCGAAATCATCGTCCTGTCGTTTTAGGAATTTCAACAAATGATGCGCTAGGCTTAAATGGTACAAATCTGATGAGGCTGATGTCGACAAAAAATATTTTCTTTATTCCATTTGGCCAGGATGATCCATTTAAAAAACCGACCTCCATGGTCGCGAACATGGATTTGCTTTCTCAAACAGTAGAAGAGGCACTTCAGCATAGACAAATTCAGCCAATTTTAATTGGACCAAGAGAATAA
- the asd gene encoding aspartate-semialdehyde dehydrogenase → MGRGLHVAVVGATGAVGQQMLKTLADRDFEMDTLTLLSSKRSAGTKVTFRGQEYTVQEATPESFEGVSIALFSAGGNVSKALAPEAVKRGAIVVDNTSAFRMDENIPLVVPEVNEKDLHDHKGIIANPNCSTIQMVAALEPLRQAYGMKKVIVSTYQAVSGAGHEAIDELYSQSQAILNKEDVKPEVMPYQIAFNAIPQIDKFQDNGYTFEEMKMINETKKIMHMPELEVAATCVRLPIETGHSESVYVELESNDATVEDVKSILKDAPGITLQDDPSQQIYPMPADAVGKNDVFVGRIRKDLDRPNGFHMWIVSDNLLKGAAWNSVQIAESLKALKLV, encoded by the coding sequence ATGGGAAGAGGATTGCATGTAGCTGTAGTTGGAGCGACTGGAGCTGTCGGTCAACAAATGTTAAAAACACTAGCTGACAGAGATTTTGAAATGGATACACTGACTCTACTATCCTCAAAACGTTCTGCTGGAACAAAAGTGACATTCAGAGGTCAAGAGTATACTGTACAGGAAGCAACACCTGAAAGCTTTGAAGGAGTAAGTATTGCATTATTCAGTGCTGGAGGAAATGTTTCCAAGGCGCTAGCTCCTGAAGCAGTCAAACGAGGTGCGATTGTTGTAGACAACACAAGTGCTTTCCGTATGGACGAAAACATCCCTCTTGTCGTACCAGAGGTAAACGAAAAAGACTTGCATGACCATAAAGGAATCATTGCAAACCCTAACTGTTCAACGATTCAAATGGTAGCGGCATTAGAACCGCTTCGTCAGGCGTATGGCATGAAAAAAGTCATCGTGTCCACTTACCAAGCCGTATCAGGTGCAGGACATGAAGCCATTGACGAGCTATATAGCCAATCACAAGCCATTTTAAATAAAGAAGATGTGAAGCCGGAAGTCATGCCTTATCAAATTGCATTTAATGCGATTCCGCAAATTGATAAATTCCAAGACAATGGCTATACATTTGAAGAAATGAAAATGATCAACGAAACGAAAAAAATCATGCATATGCCAGAGCTGGAAGTAGCGGCAACATGTGTGAGACTTCCAATTGAAACAGGACATTCAGAATCTGTTTACGTCGAACTAGAATCAAACGACGCAACAGTTGAAGACGTCAAGTCCATTCTAAAAGATGCTCCAGGCATTACACTGCAAGATGATCCGTCTCAGCAAATTTATCCAATGCCTGCAGATGCTGTTGGGAAAAACGACGTATTTGTCGGCCGCATTCGGAAAGATTTGGACCGTCCAAACGGGTTCCATATGTGGATTGTATCTGATAACCTGCTAAAAGGCGCTGCATGGAACTCCGTTCAAATTGCAGAAAGCTTAAAAGCATTAAAATTAGTTTAA
- the dapG gene encoding aspartate kinase: MKIIVQKFGGTSVKDDQGRKRALAHILSAKEKGYKSVVVVSAMGRKGDPYATDTLLGLLYGSAQHMTNREKDLLVSCGENISAVVFSSMLNENGLKAVAMTGAQAGFVTDKEHTSAKIIDMKCERLEAALSEHDVVVVAGFQGAAKNGDVTTIGRGGSDTSAAALGAALQADFIDIFTDVEGVMTADPRIVENAKPLRVVTYTEICNLAYQGAKVIHPRAVEIAMQAKVPMRVRSTYSDEEGTLVTSHYSDKMSHDVYDRLITGIAHVNDVTQIKVPAKEGQYSVQTEVFKAMANAQISVDFFNITPSEIVYTVTGAMTEKATSILKDLGYTPIVTTNCAKVSAVGAGIMGVPGVTSKIVSALSEQNIPILQSADSHTTIWVLVNEENMRAAVNALHEVFELSR; the protein is encoded by the coding sequence GTGAAAATAATTGTCCAAAAATTTGGCGGTACATCTGTCAAAGATGATCAAGGTAGAAAAAGGGCACTTGCACATATCTTATCGGCAAAAGAGAAAGGCTATAAGTCGGTTGTCGTCGTTTCCGCAATGGGACGAAAAGGCGATCCTTATGCGACAGATACGCTGCTTGGTCTGCTTTACGGCAGCGCGCAGCATATGACAAATCGAGAAAAAGACTTGCTCGTTTCCTGCGGAGAGAATATTTCAGCTGTTGTGTTTTCAAGCATGCTGAATGAAAACGGGCTAAAAGCTGTAGCGATGACAGGCGCACAGGCTGGCTTTGTGACAGATAAGGAACATACGAGTGCGAAAATTATTGATATGAAGTGCGAACGTCTCGAGGCGGCACTATCTGAACATGATGTTGTCGTTGTTGCTGGGTTCCAAGGAGCCGCGAAAAATGGAGACGTGACCACAATTGGACGAGGCGGCAGTGATACGTCCGCAGCTGCTTTAGGTGCCGCATTACAGGCAGATTTTATTGATATTTTTACAGATGTAGAAGGCGTCATGACGGCAGATCCCCGCATTGTTGAAAATGCAAAGCCGCTCAGAGTCGTGACATATACAGAAATTTGCAACCTTGCATATCAAGGAGCAAAAGTCATTCACCCGAGAGCTGTCGAAATTGCGATGCAAGCAAAAGTACCAATGAGGGTCCGTTCAACATACTCTGATGAAGAGGGCACACTCGTCACGTCACACTACTCAGATAAAATGAGCCATGATGTGTACGACCGCCTCATTACGGGTATTGCACATGTCAATGATGTGACGCAAATCAAAGTCCCGGCAAAAGAAGGGCAATACAGCGTCCAAACTGAGGTCTTTAAAGCAATGGCTAATGCACAAATCAGTGTTGATTTCTTCAATATTACACCGAGTGAGATTGTGTATACCGTGACAGGTGCAATGACTGAAAAGGCAACCTCGATCCTAAAAGATCTTGGTTATACGCCAATTGTCACAACAAATTGTGCGAAAGTATCAGCTGTTGGCGCAGGCATCATGGGTGTACCAGGTGTCACATCAAAAATTGTATCGGCTCTATCCGAGCAAAACATTCCGATTTTACAATCGGCTGACAGCCATACGACCATTTGGGTGCTAGTGAACGAAGAAAACATGAGAGCGGCTGTCAATGCCCTGCACGAAGTGTTTGAACTTTCAAGATAA
- the dapA gene encoding 4-hydroxy-tetrahydrodipicolinate synthase, with amino-acid sequence MNFGNIATAMITPFDKKGNIDFQKLSILIDYLLKNGSDSLVVAGTTGESPTLSTEEKVALFQQSVKLANGRCKIIAGTGSNNTNASIKLTKKAEEAGVDAVMLVVPYYNKPSQEGMYAHFKAIAESTSLPVMLYNVPGRTAASLAPETTIKLAQIPNIVAIKEASGDLDAMTKIIAETPEDFDVYSGDDSLTLPAVSVGAKGVVSVASHIVGLDMQQMLKSYASGQTANAALIHQKLLPIMKQLFSAPNPTPVKTALQLKGLDVGSVRLPLLPLSEEERLDLSSVLNS; translated from the coding sequence ATGAATTTCGGAAATATCGCAACAGCTATGATTACACCTTTTGATAAAAAGGGCAACATTGATTTCCAAAAGCTATCAATTCTCATTGATTACTTGTTAAAAAACGGCAGTGACTCATTAGTCGTTGCAGGGACAACAGGCGAATCGCCAACTTTATCGACTGAGGAAAAAGTCGCTCTTTTTCAGCAATCGGTAAAATTAGCAAATGGTCGTTGTAAAATCATTGCAGGAACAGGCAGTAATAATACAAATGCGTCTATCAAACTAACGAAAAAAGCAGAAGAAGCGGGCGTTGATGCAGTGATGCTTGTCGTACCTTACTACAACAAGCCATCACAGGAAGGCATGTATGCACACTTTAAAGCCATTGCCGAGTCTACATCTCTTCCTGTCATGCTTTACAATGTACCAGGGAGAACGGCTGCGTCATTAGCCCCAGAAACAACCATTAAGCTTGCGCAAATACCTAACATTGTCGCAATCAAAGAAGCAAGTGGTGATCTTGATGCCATGACAAAAATCATTGCAGAGACACCAGAGGATTTCGATGTCTATTCAGGTGACGACAGCTTAACACTTCCAGCTGTATCTGTTGGTGCAAAAGGAGTAGTCTCTGTGGCGTCTCATATCGTAGGGCTTGATATGCAGCAAATGCTGAAAAGCTATGCTTCAGGTCAAACGGCCAATGCCGCATTGATCCATCAAAAGCTGCTTCCAATCATGAAACAGCTATTCTCAGCGCCAAATCCAACGCCTGTCAAAACAGCTCTTCAGCTGAAAGGACTAGATGTCGGATCGGTTCGTCTTCCGCTTCTACCTTTGTCAGAAGAAGAGAGACTGGATTTAAGTAGCGTCTTAAACAGCTGA
- the rnjB gene encoding ribonuclease J2: MKKKNTENVRIIALGGVGEIGKNLYVIEIDSDIYVVDAGLMHPENEMLGIDVVIPDISYLTERADRVKAIFLTHGHDEAIGGVFHCLSKLSVPVYGTKLTLALLREKLKQYGFNQKADLREVHAKSVITFETTKVSFFRTNHSIPDSVGISFKTSLGSIVCTGDFKFDQTPALNQACDIGEIAKIGNNGVLALLSDSANAEKPGYTPSEALVQDEISNAMYNAENRVIVAVSSSNINRVQQIINATNQNGRKLAVAGKNMMTTLQLAIKLGYVTADEELFVPVQEVKKMAKNDVVVLTAGSHGEPLAALTKMAKQNHKQLHIEKDDTVVIASTPLPGQELTYSKTVDFLTRSGAQVIFAQKRVHVSGHGCQEELKLMLNLLKPKYLIPVNGEYRMQKAHSRVAEEVGMKRSDIFLIDKGDVVEFRGQNVKIGEKVHQGNILIDGLGVGDIGNIVLRDRRLLSQDGILIVVITLDKQKKQLISGPEIITRGFVYVRESEELIVKATEMVKGIVKEQTENSIVEWSTLKQSMRDVLNQFLYEKTKRKPMIIPIIMEV; encoded by the coding sequence TTGAAAAAGAAAAATACAGAGAACGTAAGAATTATTGCACTTGGAGGCGTTGGAGAAATCGGGAAAAACTTATATGTCATTGAAATTGATTCGGACATATATGTGGTAGATGCAGGCTTGATGCATCCAGAAAACGAAATGCTAGGCATTGACGTTGTCATTCCTGATATCTCTTATTTAACAGAACGTGCTGATCGGGTGAAAGCAATTTTTCTTACCCACGGACATGATGAAGCAATCGGAGGCGTATTCCATTGCTTAAGCAAATTGTCTGTACCAGTTTACGGAACGAAGCTGACCCTTGCGTTACTTCGAGAAAAATTAAAACAGTATGGCTTCAATCAAAAAGCTGATTTGCGTGAGGTACATGCAAAATCAGTCATTACGTTTGAAACAACAAAGGTATCATTTTTTAGAACGAATCACAGCATCCCTGATTCAGTTGGGATCAGCTTCAAAACCTCTCTTGGTTCAATCGTATGCACAGGTGATTTTAAATTTGATCAAACCCCAGCGCTTAACCAAGCCTGTGACATCGGAGAGATTGCGAAAATTGGAAACAATGGCGTTTTAGCACTTCTTTCAGACAGTGCCAATGCTGAAAAACCAGGCTATACACCTTCTGAGGCGCTCGTCCAAGACGAAATCTCAAATGCGATGTACAATGCTGAAAATCGTGTCATTGTGGCTGTATCTTCATCTAACATTAACCGAGTGCAGCAGATCATTAATGCAACAAATCAAAATGGCCGTAAGCTTGCCGTAGCAGGAAAGAATATGATGACGACTCTTCAGCTGGCGATCAAACTTGGTTATGTCACAGCAGACGAAGAATTATTTGTACCAGTTCAAGAAGTGAAGAAAATGGCGAAAAACGATGTGGTCGTCCTGACAGCTGGAAGCCACGGAGAACCTCTTGCTGCGTTAACAAAAATGGCGAAACAAAATCACAAACAGCTTCATATTGAAAAAGATGACACGGTTGTGATTGCATCTACACCTCTTCCTGGACAAGAACTTACCTATTCAAAAACAGTGGATTTCCTTACAAGAAGCGGCGCACAAGTCATTTTTGCACAAAAACGTGTGCATGTTTCTGGACATGGCTGCCAAGAAGAGTTAAAGCTCATGCTGAACTTACTAAAACCGAAGTATTTAATTCCGGTGAATGGCGAATATCGTATGCAAAAAGCACATTCTCGTGTTGCTGAAGAAGTGGGAATGAAACGAAGTGACATTTTCTTGATTGATAAAGGGGATGTTGTGGAGTTTAGAGGACAGAACGTCAAGATTGGTGAAAAAGTTCACCAAGGCAATATTTTGATCGATGGTCTTGGCGTTGGTGATATCGGGAACATTGTGTTACGCGATAGACGCCTATTGTCTCAAGATGGTATCTTAATTGTCGTCATTACGCTCGATAAACAAAAGAAACAATTAATTTCTGGACCTGAAATCATCACAAGAGGATTTGTGTATGTCAGAGAATCTGAAGAGCTGATTGTGAAAGCGACAGAAATGGTCAAAGGGATTGTCAAAGAGCAAACGGAAAACTCAATTGTTGAATGGTCAACATTGAAACAATCCATGCGTGACGTACTCAATCAATTCCTATATGAAAAAACAAAACGTAAGCCGATGATCATTCCAATTATTATGGAAGTATAA
- a CDS encoding ClpP family protease, translated as MDEKNEQQPERKPEEKDSIMSKIQQLGETAIPQLPQDTNIHCLTIIGQIEGHMQLPPQNKTTKYEHVIPQIVAVEQNPKIEGLLIILNTVGGDVEAGLAIAEMLASLSKPTVSIVLGGGHSIGVPIAVSCDYSYIAETATMTIHPVRLTGLVIGVPQTFEYLDKMQERVINFVTSHSNITEEKFKELMFSKGNLTRDIGTNVVGHEAAEYGLMNEVGGVGQAIKKLNELIGERASQNEGLIQ; from the coding sequence ATGGACGAAAAAAATGAACAGCAGCCTGAGCGAAAGCCAGAAGAAAAAGACAGCATTATGAGCAAAATACAGCAGCTTGGTGAAACAGCCATACCACAGCTGCCGCAAGATACAAATATCCATTGCCTCACCATTATTGGACAAATTGAAGGGCACATGCAGCTTCCACCACAAAATAAAACAACCAAATACGAGCATGTCATACCGCAAATCGTAGCAGTAGAGCAAAACCCAAAGATTGAAGGGCTTTTGATCATCTTAAATACAGTAGGCGGCGATGTTGAAGCGGGACTAGCGATTGCAGAAATGCTTGCGTCTTTATCAAAACCGACTGTATCGATTGTACTTGGCGGCGGCCACTCCATTGGTGTCCCGATTGCTGTATCGTGTGACTATTCCTATATTGCGGAAACAGCCACGATGACCATTCATCCTGTGCGTTTAACTGGTCTTGTGATCGGTGTCCCGCAAACCTTTGAATACTTAGATAAAATGCAGGAAAGAGTCATTAACTTTGTGACAAGCCACTCCAATATTACAGAAGAGAAGTTCAAAGAGCTCATGTTCTCAAAAGGCAATTTGACAAGAGACATTGGAACAAATGTTGTTGGTCATGAGGCGGCAGAATACGGACTCATGAATGAAGTAGGCGGTGTAGGACAAGCGATTAAAAAGTTGAACGAGCTGATTGGAGAAAGGGCATCTCAAAACGAGGGGCTGATCCAATGA
- a CDS encoding YlzJ-like family protein — MILYTPMPYEAIYAEEQGDRKLQQVNIQGVPVMVEMKEDEAEIVQVMSTNPMDFLNQELAPGKRLKLQLGSNQTDSYE, encoded by the coding sequence ATGATTTTATACACACCTATGCCATATGAAGCCATTTACGCAGAGGAACAAGGAGACCGTAAACTTCAGCAGGTAAACATCCAAGGCGTGCCAGTTATGGTTGAAATGAAAGAGGATGAAGCAGAAATCGTTCAAGTCATGAGCACCAATCCAATGGACTTTTTGAATCAAGAGCTTGCACCAGGCAAGCGATTGAAGTTACAATTAGGCTCCAATCAAACCGACTCATATGAATGA